The following nucleotide sequence is from Dehalogenimonas formicexedens.
GTCGCGGCTGCAGATCCGTCGGCCGTCGATGGTTATATTAAAGCTGCAGGGCGCCACCTTCAGTGAGGCTCTGGCTACCCCGATAACATAAGAAAACATGCCCATCGTAGACTTGGTTTTTTCATTGAGGCGATCCAGCGAAATCGAGGACAGACCCGCCGAGACGTTAAGCAGGTATATCCGACCGCGCACGTCCATGCCGTCAACAAATTTGGTTTTACCCGAGGAGACCGCCAGGCGAATGGCTTTTTTAGCCGACATGGGCACACCCAGGACCCGTGCCATGGTGTTGGCGGTACCTGCGGGTATTACACCGAGGCGGTGTGGCTTGCCATAAAGGCAGGACGCCACAAGGCTGACTGTGCCATCGCCGCCGACAGCGAGATAGTCCCGGCAACCAGCCCGGAATGCGGCGTCGATCTCGCCGGCAAGCTCTTTTTCGTCTTCGATATAGTAGAACCGGAGCGGGATGTTCGGGTGGGAAAAAGCCCTAGTAAGGTCGCGGCATACATTGGGACGGAAATGCCCCGCCTTCTTCGAGATAAGAGCCAAAAAACCCGCCTGTTCCATAACCAACCGATTATAGCAGCACGCTTAATAATTAAGAATAGCTGGAGAAAACACTGGCTCCGTTCATGGATTCGACAAGCTCCCGGACCGGTCCGGGGCAAGCACCACGAACGGAGCCAAACTACTTTGATTCAATCAGATAACGAGCCGGGCTTGATCTAACTAATACGAAACGATTTCCTCAGGCTTGAAGTACAGCGCGACCTCGACCATGGCGCTGTCCGGCGAATCCGAACCGTGGACGGCATTCCGTTCGATGCTCTCGGCAAAATCCTTGCGGATGGTGCCGGGCTCGGCGTTGGCCGGATTGGTGGCGCCCATGGCCTTACGAACCTTGGCGACAACATCCTGGCCTTCAAAAACCGCGGCGACGACCGGACCGGAGGTGATGAAGCCGACAACGCTGGGGAAAAAGGGCTTGGCCTTATGGGCTTCGTAATGTTTTTCAGCCAACGCCTTGGGGATCTGAAGCATCTTGGCGGCGACCAGTTTGGCGCCGGTGGCTTCGAGGCGGGCCAGGATGGCTCCGGTGTAGCCTTTCTCAACGGCATCGGGTTTGACCAGGACCAGTGTTCTTTCCATCTATACTCCTTCTAATTCTTGGCGTTAATAAGTTCCAGTAACTGCGAGGGTTCCACGTCTTCAAGAGAGGACAACACGAGATCTGCCGCCGCAAGTTTCTCCCGGGGGTGGGTGTTGGTGACGGCAACGACAGCCATGCCGCCTCTTTTGGCGGCCTCCACCCCGGCCACGGCGTCCTCGATGACCAGGCAGGACCCTGGCGACAAACCTAGTCTCTCAGCGGCTTTCAAAAAAACCTCCGGGTCAGGTTTGCCCTTGGACACTCCGGAGGCGTCAACGGTAGCCGATAGAAACGGTTCCAGCTTCATCTCGGCGACAACGAGCGCCAGATTGTCAGCGGGAGCCGAAGAGGCCACTGCCTGCTTGAAACCGCCTTCTTTTAAAGAGCTCATGAGTTCCAGGACGCCGGGGAAAAAGCGGGCGTTACCTTTTACCATCCGCCGGTAAGCCGCTTCTTTCTCCCGCCCAATGGCGCTGACTTCCTCCGGGGTAATCGGCCTTTGGATGATCCCGGCGATAATATCATCGTTACGCCGGCCGAAGCCCTGCTCGAACTCCTCCCGGTCCATCCGAACGCCGTGTTTAGCCAGGGTCTCGCGCCATGCCTGAAAATGCAAATCGGCGGAGTCGATTATAACACCATCCATATCCCAGATGACACCGCGGCCCGGCACCCCCGACATGTCCCGGGGGACCTTGGGAGGGGTCACCTGGGGGCGTCGCAGGTAGAGCGCCTGCAGGGACTCGGCGGAATCGGTTTGGCCGCGTCGCAGCCGTTCAAAGGCGATCTGCCCCAATGCTGCGGCGCGGGAAATTTTCGCCTGGCACACGATGTCGATGCCGGGTGAAATGTCTCTCAAGGCCAGGAGCAACCTGTCCGGGAGATCCCCGGTGAGGATCGATCTCGCAGACAGAACCTGCGTCAGTTCATCAATGTTGACCGCCTGTTCAGGCTGGACACGGGTCCAGGTTCCGTCGCGCACCTCGAAAACCGCTATTGCGTAGTCATGGCCTAGCGGCAGGATCGCCGCAACCGGTCGCCCCAGGTCTTTGAAACGCCACGCCTCAGCTTCCAGGGTCGAAACACCGATCAAAGGCTTGTCGAGGGTAAAAGACAACCCCTTGGCGGCGGCCATGCCGACCCTGACGCCGTTGTAACTGCCCGGACCCCGGGTAACGGCGATGGCATCCAGATCGGAGAAAGCCGCTCCGGCTTCACGCAACAGCGCTTCGATCCTGGGGTACATTTCCACGGTCTGATTATGCTTCGTCTGCCAGCAGACCTCGCCGACCACGGCCCCGTCTCTCAGGACCGCCAGGCCAGTGTTGGCGGTGGCGCAGTCTATGGCAAGTATCAACGTCATCGCTTGTCACCGAACTTCAGAGCCAATTTGTCCATCATCTTATGATAGCGTTTGCCGTGAGAGGTTACATTCATTGTCCTGGCCTTGTCCCCCGCATAGGCAAGGTCGATCCTCAAATGGTCGTCCGGCCACAGGGTTTCCGCCCGGTCGGCCCACTCGATGACGGTGACCCCGTCGCCGTAAAGGTAATCGTCAAGCCCGAGGTCGCTTATCTCGGGCATTTTCTCCAGGCGGTACAGATCTACGTGGTACATCGTTAGACGCCCTTCCAGTTCCCGCGCCAGGACAAACGTCGGGCTCATGACGCTGCCGGTCACCCCCAGCCCCCTGGCCATCCCCTGCACCAGTGTGGTTTTGCCCGCCCCCAGCGGCCCGGCCAATAGTATGACGTCGCCGGCTTTAAGCTCTTTGCCGATAGCCTCGCCGAAGCGGCGGGTCACCACGGCGGATTTCGATTCAAAAATCATAAGTCCTTAATTCTACCTGATAACGCAGGGGCGGGTCACATTGACCCGCCCTTCTCCACGGCTGATGCCTTTTTATCCTTAGAAATGATGCCAGCCGCCGTTTTCAACGGGAATCAACTTCCCATCGCTGCCGACGACTTCCAACTTGCCGGCGCCGCGGGTGACCTCGCCGATGATGGTGATGGGACAGCAGGCTTCAGCGGCGACCTTTTCAATGGCTTCCTTCTTGCCGGTAAACAGCAGTTCGTAATCTTCACCGCCGGTCAGGGCCAAATCAAGCCCTTCGAACCCCAGGACAGCCACGGAAGGATGAACCGGGATGCGCGCCGCTTCAATCCTGGCGCCCGCCCTGCTCATTTCCAGGATGTGTCCCAGGTCGGCAACGAGGCCGTCGGAAACATCCATGCCGCAGCGGATGCCGTTTTTGACCAGGATTCGGCCGACGTCGATCCTCGGCTGTGGATACCAGAAAGCCTTTTCCAGGGCTTCGGCATCGATGCGCGCCGCGTGGAGCGAGCCGGCGAGCGTTCTGAGTCCGCCCGCCGCCGCCCCGAGCCTGCCGGTGACGGCGATCAAATCGCCCTTTTTTGCCTTCGACCTCAACAGCGCCTTGCCCCGGGCCGGCACTTCGCCGATAACGGTGGTGTGAACGGCGATCTCGGAAGCCCGGGAGATATTGCCGCCGGCGATGATTGTGCCGGATTCGCGGGCGGCTTCGAGCATCCCCCGGTAAAGCCTGAGCACGTCTTCGACCTCGGTGTTCAAGGGAATAGCCAGTGAAACCAGGGCGTAATTGGGCGTCCCGCCCATCGCGGCGATGTCTGAAAGGTTTATCGCCAGGGCTTTCCAGCCCAGGGCGTTCCAATCGAGAAAACTCTTTTTGAAATGGACGTCTTCGACGAGGCAATCGGTGGTGGCCACCTGGTAGCGGCTGCGTGTCCTGATCAACGCCGCGTCGTCGCCAATGCCGGAGACCAGCGCGTTCCACTCCCCCGGTTTAACTTTGTTGATCTCGGCGATGATGCGGTCGATGAGGGCAAATTCGCCCGATTTAGAGGCTTTCATACCCGAAATTATAGCACACCGTGTAACGAATCCAGCTGTTGCCGGTAACCAAAAACGTAAAGTCGAGGCCCTCCCTTTCTTCATCGTCCGGCAATAACTAATAAAAAACGCGGCGATGGGCGATCGCCGCGTTTATGTTCATCGACGGACCGGTCTAAGAGGGATCCGCCACCCGCCCGGTGAAGATGATGGCGCCGGTGGCGATGTCGCGGATAAGGAAAATGAAGGGATGGTCCAGGGTTACGGTTGCTTGTTCGACCGGAGCCGAGGTCGTGCCGACAACGACGCCGCTGGCTGCCGCAGCCTCGGTGCCAGCCTCGTCGACCGAGATAAAAGCCTTGTGAACGACGTCCTGGATATGCAGGTCGGTCTTGCCGTCCATCCCTGAGAAATCGGCTTTATCACTGAAAGCGATGGGCATGCCCAGGGTGGACAAAGCAGACTTCAAGCCGAAACTGGAATCGAATTCGAATTTCGGCATGGTCAGGTTCACAGATGTGGGCTTGAGGCTGTTCAACATCAAGCGAATCTCGTCCCCGTTGAGGTGCTGTTCGAATTGGCTGAAGTTGTCTTTATCGGGCAGGATGATCAACATTGAAAGCTCTCCGCCATCGTATTTGAGTTCCACTGCCTGATAACCCGTGGGGAAGAACGAACTCAAAGCAAGGTTGCCGGAGGTGTAGCCCATGGTAGCAGTTTGGCGCATCATGGGCACGATGACTTTCTGCCCGTTCGGCAGGAAGAAAGAGCCATCTGAAGTAAGAGCTTTGTCAAAGGGATTCAACCACCCACCGTTGAAATAGACGGCGTTGGTCAGCACCAGGCGGGTCAGTTCGTTGATCGAACCCTGGGGAATGAGATCCTTGATCCGCTGCCCGGTCTCTTTTGCTACCCAGGCGTTGATCGTCTTGCGCGATTCTTCCGGCGACTTGATGAAATCCAGTATCCTGAGACCGGCGCCGTAATTCTGGGCCAGGAGATCGAGATAGTCCGCCTTGAAACTGAAGTCCTTCTGTCCCCAAATGGCATTGACCACTTTGAGTACGAATGGCTCCTCGTCCTTGCCTTTGGCGCCCTGGCCCCTCGAAGCCAGAGCGGCGTCAAGGTAGTTGAAAGCCGCGTGGAGATCCGCTTGAGCCAGGTTGAAGCTCAACGCCTCGGCCATTTGACGTTCCGTTTCGGTGCGGGCGCCGCCCCAGGTCATGGCCAGGGCTTCGGAGATGCTGTAGGGTGAATAAAAAAGGTTGCCATCCTGTTCTTTAAGAACCTGGTAAAGCGCCATGGCGAAATCGGTGTTGCCGTCAACCAATGCGGCGACATCCGCCTGCGATGCGTTAGATACCAGCCTGGCTTTGTCCGACTTGAGTTCCTCGCCGTAAGTTGTCTTGGAGCAGCCGGAGAATAACATCGCCGCCGCTAAAATGATGGGTACAGCAAATTTCTTCATCGTCGTCTCATTAGACCAATACTACTTCAATATCCGCTGATCTCTATAACGAATTTGAGAAGAGAAAGATATGAAAACGGGAACAAATGACTTCGAATTCGTGGGAGCGGGCGATTAGAAAAGACAGTACCCTGGCATCGGGACAAGTTTGGAAATTGGGGAGATGACTTGTTACCAGTCGTCAGTTGCAGTTTCTGATTTAGTGGATTCCGCTGGGCTCGGGCATTCGGAAAACTTGACCGGAGCGTCTGAGCCGTGTGCCTGGATGTAGTCCTGGCATCCGATGACGATTTCATGACTTGCGCGAGGGCACCGGCAGG
It contains:
- a CDS encoding diacylglycerol/lipid kinase family protein translates to MALISKKAGHFRPNVCRDLTRAFSHPNIPLRFYYIEDEKELAGEIDAAFRAGCRDYLAVGGDGTVSLVASCLYGKPHRLGVIPAGTANTMARVLGVPMSAKKAIRLAVSSGKTKFVDGMDVRGRIYLLNVSAGLSSISLDRLNEKTKSTMGMFSYVIGVARASLKVAPCSFNITIDGRRICSRDVELHVTNLGVLGLPRYHIHEHSLLDDGKVEVLGLSDLAPTTVIGAVLEVILRRRKRRSIRLLGEGSEVVIDSDVKQSVQGDGDIIGPTPVSLKVRSRAINFIVP
- the ndk gene encoding nucleoside-diphosphate kinase — translated: MERTLVLVKPDAVEKGYTGAILARLEATGAKLVAAKMLQIPKALAEKHYEAHKAKPFFPSVVGFITSGPVVAAVFEGQDVVAKVRKAMGATNPANAEPGTIRKDFAESIERNAVHGSDSPDSAMVEVALYFKPEEIVSY
- the tsaB gene encoding tRNA (adenosine(37)-N6)-threonylcarbamoyltransferase complex dimerization subunit type 1 TsaB, which encodes MTLILAIDCATANTGLAVLRDGAVVGEVCWQTKHNQTVEMYPRIEALLREAGAAFSDLDAIAVTRGPGSYNGVRVGMAAAKGLSFTLDKPLIGVSTLEAEAWRFKDLGRPVAAILPLGHDYAIAVFEVRDGTWTRVQPEQAVNIDELTQVLSARSILTGDLPDRLLLALRDISPGIDIVCQAKISRAAALGQIAFERLRRGQTDSAESLQALYLRRPQVTPPKVPRDMSGVPGRGVIWDMDGVIIDSADLHFQAWRETLAKHGVRMDREEFEQGFGRRNDDIIAGIIQRPITPEEVSAIGREKEAAYRRMVKGNARFFPGVLELMSSLKEGGFKQAVASSAPADNLALVVAEMKLEPFLSATVDASGVSKGKPDPEVFLKAAERLGLSPGSCLVIEDAVAGVEAAKRGGMAVVAVTNTHPREKLAAADLVLSSLEDVEPSQLLELINAKN
- the tsaE gene encoding tRNA (adenosine(37)-N6)-threonylcarbamoyltransferase complex ATPase subunit type 1 TsaE; translation: MIFESKSAVVTRRFGEAIGKELKAGDVILLAGPLGAGKTTLVQGMARGLGVTGSVMSPTFVLARELEGRLTMYHVDLYRLEKMPEISDLGLDDYLYGDGVTVIEWADRAETLWPDDHLRIDLAYAGDKARTMNVTSHGKRYHKMMDKLALKFGDKR
- the thiL gene encoding thiamine-phosphate kinase, translating into MKASKSGEFALIDRIIAEINKVKPGEWNALVSGIGDDAALIRTRSRYQVATTDCLVEDVHFKKSFLDWNALGWKALAINLSDIAAMGGTPNYALVSLAIPLNTEVEDVLRLYRGMLEAARESGTIIAGGNISRASEIAVHTTVIGEVPARGKALLRSKAKKGDLIAVTGRLGAAAGGLRTLAGSLHAARIDAEALEKAFWYPQPRIDVGRILVKNGIRCGMDVSDGLVADLGHILEMSRAGARIEAARIPVHPSVAVLGFEGLDLALTGGEDYELLFTGKKEAIEKVAAEACCPITIIGEVTRGAGKLEVVGSDGKLIPVENGGWHHF
- a CDS encoding serpin family protein; the encoded protein is MKKFAVPIILAAAMLFSGCSKTTYGEELKSDKARLVSNASQADVAALVDGNTDFAMALYQVLKEQDGNLFYSPYSISEALAMTWGGARTETERQMAEALSFNLAQADLHAAFNYLDAALASRGQGAKGKDEEPFVLKVVNAIWGQKDFSFKADYLDLLAQNYGAGLRILDFIKSPEESRKTINAWVAKETGQRIKDLIPQGSINELTRLVLTNAVYFNGGWLNPFDKALTSDGSFFLPNGQKVIVPMMRQTATMGYTSGNLALSSFFPTGYQAVELKYDGGELSMLIILPDKDNFSQFEQHLNGDEIRLMLNSLKPTSVNLTMPKFEFDSSFGLKSALSTLGMPIAFSDKADFSGMDGKTDLHIQDVVHKAFISVDEAGTEAAAASGVVVGTTSAPVEQATVTLDHPFIFLIRDIATGAIIFTGRVADPS